A genomic segment from Micromonospora echinaurantiaca encodes:
- the folB gene encoding dihydroneopterin aldolase: MTDRIELTGLRAHGRHGVYDFEREQGQDFVVDAVLELDLAPAARSDEVTDTVHYGELAERLVAVVTGEPVNLIETLADRLLAVCLADSRVVTATVTVHKPEAPVPHAFSDVAVTMTRTRAR, from the coding sequence GTGACCGACCGGATCGAGCTGACCGGCCTGCGGGCGCACGGTCGGCACGGGGTGTACGACTTCGAGCGCGAGCAGGGCCAGGACTTCGTCGTCGACGCGGTCCTGGAGTTGGACCTGGCGCCCGCCGCCCGCTCCGACGAGGTGACCGACACCGTCCACTACGGCGAGCTGGCCGAGCGGCTGGTCGCGGTGGTGACCGGGGAGCCGGTCAACCTGATCGAGACGCTCGCCGATCGGCTGCTGGCGGTCTGCCTGGCCGATTCCCGGGTGGTCACCGCGACGGTCACCGTGCACAAGCCCGAGGCGCCGGTGCCGCACGCCTTCAGCGACGTGGCCGTCACCATGACCCGGACGCGTGCCCGGTGA
- the folK gene encoding 2-amino-4-hydroxy-6-hydroxymethyldihydropteridine diphosphokinase, with product MTRAVLSLGSNLGDRLDHLRSAVHALGDSVLVVSGVYETPPWGDTDQPAYLNAVLLAADPAATPRDWLERARAAERAAGRTRDPDRRFGPRTLDVDVIAVWTDDDEPVLSDDPELTLPHPRAHLRAFVLRPWIDIQPYGRLPGHGWLTDLLTTGPAAADALDLRPRPELAIESRA from the coding sequence GTGACCCGGGCCGTCCTCTCGCTGGGCAGCAACCTCGGTGACCGGCTCGACCACCTGCGCTCGGCCGTGCACGCGCTCGGCGACAGCGTGCTGGTGGTGTCCGGGGTGTACGAGACGCCGCCGTGGGGCGACACCGACCAGCCCGCGTACCTCAACGCGGTGCTGCTGGCCGCGGACCCGGCGGCGACCCCCCGGGACTGGCTGGAGCGGGCCCGTGCCGCCGAGCGGGCCGCCGGGCGCACCCGCGACCCGGACCGCCGGTTCGGCCCGCGCACCCTCGACGTCGACGTCATCGCCGTCTGGACCGACGACGACGAGCCGGTGCTCAGCGACGATCCCGAGCTCACCCTGCCGCACCCCCGGGCGCACCTGCGGGCGTTCGTGCTGCGACCGTGGATCGACATCCAGCCGTACGGCCGGCTGCCCGGCCACGGCTGGCTGACCGACCTGCTCACCACCGGGCCGGCCGCCGCCGACGCCCTGGATCTGCGTCCCCGACCGGAACTGGCGATAGAGTCGAGGGCATGA